In Aestuariibaculum lutulentum, one DNA window encodes the following:
- a CDS encoding SDR family NAD(P)-dependent oxidoreductase, with protein sequence MTKTALITGAASGLGYELSLLLANDGYDLILIDINSQNLIQAQNHIQETYNCKVDVLTKDLSQPNVAAEIMKAINDITVDVLVNNAGFGLFGSFVDTDWERELAMLHVHILATTHLTKLMLEGMVKRGSGRILNMSSLAAFQPGPLMSIYYASKGYMLSFSEAIANELKGTGVTVTALCPGPTKTAFQQTVSADSCDNKITFNMGCAKAVATYGYKAMLNGKSYAIPGRFNKFLAVIPRFMPRRTATSIVRKIQEKNRETV encoded by the coding sequence ATGACAAAAACTGCATTAATAACCGGAGCAGCTTCGGGCTTAGGTTACGAACTTTCATTACTATTAGCTAACGATGGATATGATTTGATTTTAATAGATATTAACAGTCAGAACCTAATTCAAGCTCAAAACCATATTCAAGAAACCTACAATTGTAAGGTTGATGTTTTAACTAAGGATTTGAGTCAACCCAATGTTGCAGCAGAAATTATGAAAGCAATTAATGACATTACAGTTGATGTTTTGGTTAATAATGCTGGTTTCGGACTCTTCGGGTCATTTGTAGATACCGATTGGGAACGGGAGTTGGCTATGTTACACGTGCATATTTTGGCTACCACCCATTTAACGAAACTCATGTTAGAGGGTATGGTAAAGCGTGGTTCAGGGCGCATTTTGAACATGTCTTCCCTGGCAGCTTTTCAGCCGGGACCATTAATGTCAATTTATTATGCATCAAAAGGATATATGTTGTCCTTTTCTGAGGCGATTGCCAATGAACTAAAAGGCACTGGTGTTACAGTAACTGCTTTATGTCCCGGGCCCACAAAAACAGCTTTTCAACAAACGGTTTCAGCCGATAGCTGCGACAATAAAATTACCTTTAATATGGGGTGTGCTAAAGCTGTTGCTACCTACGGATACAAAGCCATGCTGAATGGTAAGAGTTATGCTATTCCGGGTAGATTCAATAAATTTCTTGCCGTAATTCCTCGATTTATGCCCAGACGAACAGCGACTTCGATTGTTCGTAAAATTCAGGAAAAAAACAGGGAAACAGTTTAG
- a CDS encoding NAD(P)-dependent oxidoreductase: MTFAIIKERKNPPDRRVVFSPSKLTEAKAQFPDAIFKVEASDIRVFPDVEYKEMGFEVTNDVSDCDVFIGVKEVPIDALVPDKKYFFFSHTIKKQPYNRKLLQAILEKNIELYDHETIVNEKGFRLIGFGRYAGIVGTYNGFRTWGLKYNLWELPKAGTLTNQEELVQQLKTLKLPNIKILLTGSGKVANGSQEMLEAMEIKQVSVEDYLNKTFTEPVYCKIDVLDYNKRRDGQVIDNFDFFNHPEAYQSDFMRFAKETDFYIAGHFYGDGAPFLYTRDDVKSNDFKIAVVADISCDVDGPVATTLRASTIANPIYGYDPQTESETDYISPGAIAVMAVDNLPCELPKDASEGFGEMFLQHVIPAFFNNDKDGVLQRAKITENGKLTQRFSYLQDYVNGKH, encoded by the coding sequence ATAACATTTGCTATTATAAAAGAACGTAAAAACCCACCAGACCGTCGTGTGGTATTTTCTCCATCAAAATTAACCGAAGCTAAAGCCCAATTTCCTGATGCCATCTTTAAAGTCGAAGCTTCAGATATTCGAGTGTTTCCTGATGTAGAATATAAAGAAATGGGATTTGAGGTTACTAACGATGTGTCTGACTGCGATGTGTTTATTGGTGTAAAGGAAGTGCCCATTGATGCTTTGGTACCTGACAAAAAGTACTTTTTCTTTTCGCATACCATAAAAAAGCAACCCTATAACCGAAAACTGCTTCAGGCCATTTTAGAAAAGAACATCGAACTTTACGATCATGAAACCATAGTTAATGAGAAAGGCTTTAGATTAATTGGTTTCGGACGTTATGCAGGAATTGTAGGAACCTACAATGGATTTAGAACCTGGGGATTGAAATATAATTTATGGGAACTGCCTAAAGCTGGGACCTTGACAAATCAGGAAGAACTCGTTCAGCAATTAAAAACATTAAAACTTCCTAATATAAAAATCTTGTTGACGGGTAGTGGAAAGGTGGCAAATGGTTCACAGGAAATGTTAGAAGCTATGGAGATTAAACAGGTTTCTGTAGAGGACTATTTAAATAAAACATTCACCGAACCGGTGTATTGTAAAATAGATGTTTTAGATTATAACAAACGAAGAGACGGACAAGTGATTGATAATTTCGACTTTTTTAATCATCCTGAAGCTTATCAATCCGATTTTATGCGCTTTGCAAAGGAGACCGATTTCTATATCGCTGGTCATTTTTATGGAGATGGTGCACCATTTTTATATACCCGTGATGATGTGAAATCTAATGATTTTAAAATAGCAGTAGTGGCAGATATTAGCTGTGATGTCGACGGGCCAGTGGCAACTACATTGAGAGCGTCAACCATAGCCAATCCTATTTATGGTTACGATCCACAAACCGAGTCTGAAACCGATTATATAAGTCCAGGAGCTATAGCCGTTATGGCAGTAGATAATTTACCTTGTGAATTGCCAAAAGATGCCAGTGAAGGCTTTGGAGAAATGTTTTTGCAGCATGTTATCCCGGCATTTTTCAACAACGATAAGGATGGTGTATTGCAACGCGCAAAAATCACCGAAAATGGCAAATTAACTCAACGTTTTTCGTATTTACAGGATTATGTGAATGGAAAACATTAG
- a CDS encoding Eco57I restriction-modification methylase domain-containing protein codes for MTDTISKPYKVDDLVQSFEEQLELFFSKNFESKSKTPELDENLGQVFTSPVLAKFMISLFKEKIQSNSKILDPCIGPNTFFKLLPIEVSNCFLKGIEIDKSLINDEIEKFYNNSKRTLIKGSFFDLDSKEKFDLIIQNPPYVRQELLANGVNSKSNIKNDLSINYSSIPSQSNLYIYFLLKSILHLNDNGIMVAVIYDSWLYSSFGKFLKNSFLKLGHLESIYHFKKSAFDNADVGATVIKFIKKKNNRKSTSYYSLNDLNDLKTYNGLKDKPLKLDSKEFLAYSFNNTSVINFKSNLFKPLKSIVSKSIQRGTSAIVNNYFIFSEKIYPELKPIVKNISKIKTYKIAEDNSYILALNNSISDKTKQYLNSVKNNILNAPEDKYKAVKQDIAQNKKWYQVKIKSSGNFIFNYYLRNNIDFIYNPNKHLSSDNFYSVNIEQSELAYLAILNSSFTRLNILNNSRSQGNGLRKIQLYEFKEVKVIDIKNISSETIKELEGLGKSLMTSNRYDNQQNEIIKQIDSILLNEYNNYNNSSIGIDELINELKEYIK; via the coding sequence ATGACTGATACAATTTCAAAACCATATAAAGTTGATGATTTAGTCCAATCATTTGAGGAGCAACTAGAACTGTTTTTTTCAAAAAATTTTGAATCCAAATCAAAAACTCCTGAATTAGATGAAAATCTTGGGCAAGTATTCACCTCTCCTGTACTAGCTAAATTTATGATTAGCCTTTTTAAGGAGAAAATTCAATCAAATTCAAAAATACTTGATCCTTGTATAGGTCCAAATACGTTTTTCAAATTACTACCCATAGAAGTTTCAAATTGCTTTTTGAAAGGTATTGAAATTGATAAAAGTCTTATAAACGATGAGATTGAAAAATTCTATAACAACTCAAAAAGAACACTGATTAAAGGAAGTTTTTTTGACTTAGATTCTAAGGAAAAGTTTGACCTAATAATTCAAAACCCTCCATATGTGAGACAAGAATTGTTAGCAAATGGAGTGAATTCAAAATCAAATATTAAAAACGACCTTTCAATAAATTATTCATCAATTCCATCTCAATCAAATTTGTACATCTATTTTTTACTTAAAAGTATTTTACATCTGAATGATAATGGAATAATGGTAGCTGTAATTTATGACAGTTGGCTTTACAGTAGTTTCGGAAAATTTTTAAAGAACTCATTTCTAAAATTAGGCCATTTAGAAAGCATTTATCACTTTAAAAAAAGTGCTTTTGATAATGCTGATGTTGGAGCAACTGTAATCAAGTTTATTAAGAAGAAAAATAATCGAAAATCAACTTCATATTATTCTTTAAACGATTTAAATGATTTAAAAACATACAATGGACTTAAGGACAAACCTCTTAAACTCGACTCCAAAGAATTTTTAGCTTATTCATTTAACAATACTAGTGTAATAAATTTTAAATCTAATTTATTTAAACCTCTTAAGTCAATTGTTTCTAAATCTATACAACGCGGCACATCTGCTATTGTAAATAATTATTTTATTTTTTCAGAAAAAATATATCCAGAACTCAAACCCATAGTCAAGAATATTTCTAAAATAAAAACTTATAAAATAGCTGAGGATAATTCATATATCTTAGCTTTAAATAATTCAATTTCGGATAAGACAAAACAATATCTAAATTCTGTAAAAAACAATATTCTTAACGCGCCAGAAGATAAATACAAGGCTGTTAAACAAGATATTGCACAAAACAAAAAATGGTATCAGGTTAAAATAAAATCATCTGGGAATTTTATTTTCAATTACTATTTAAGGAACAATATCGATTTTATTTACAACCCAAATAAACACCTTTCTTCTGATAATTTCTATTCTGTAAATATTGAACAATCAGAGTTAGCATATTTAGCTATATTAAACTCATCGTTTACTAGATTAAATATTTTAAATAATTCTAGAAGTCAAGGTAACGGTTTAAGAAAAATACAACTTTATGAATTTAAAGAAGTTAAAGTCATTGATATAAAAAATATCTCAAGTGAAACCATCAAAGAACTTGAAGGATTAGGTAAATCATTAATGACTTCGAATCGATATGACAACCAACAAAATGAAATAATTAAGCAAATTGATTCAATTTTATTGAATGAATATAACAATTACAATAACTCCTCTATTGGGATTGATGAGTTGATAAATGAATTAAAAGAATACATCAAATAA
- a CDS encoding BpuSI family type II restriction endonuclease, translating into MINLWYDSDEVQGFHPVVKTAIENAITNCGYDSLLELEHHPPIPNSTIVPDFAIKLKSNNRYIFVIEVKKTARDITSQRFQNQSRNYVTDLATNWAPNYPKYFCLTNIEELILFADRQGPISTCILKGNPKSHTRFNPQTRDATKTSNEFQSTFEQLLPIIYNRTQPDWDNNWQPIIDSFYQNFQSVSSSLPHNKELSDELSLYELFRLLAFTYLKDYYNQTNNPNQSYFRTFPPASDNLQNFRSKLSNNYNRVIQLDFNQVFSNHPNSADRIFPENFSASILQYFKNTIQALNNFGSQAVSDNPLPEYIFNLLTSKVYDKQTLHKKGKIMSDTELSILLATVTIENTDSIVIDPCSGDGALLDAAYDYLNILNLSNNGVAKSHNQLLNQVSGIEYDPFLAQLATFRLVSKNLSGVDNSTNANIQTGNAFTKPNSSAFDVLLMNPPFLRNDNPDAPITIADKALMNNAITSNGLSNFVTLASQPNLYFYFVNYTWHYLNPQGRAGLILMAKFLNNEEGEHLKQFILDKVDAIILYPRNYFEDFKVTTVITVLSKQPTNEIKFLRIINPDLLSRPDDIKSIISSNTTTTINSDYTLKVTDRSISPSGNWKMYFNDPEGKFQDLDSLTFLEPLDTFFTVKKRGGAENSGGSSIIFPDFNELPYSGIDNSNKGFGIKNSRSARKLILDQSNLEEEPAIHFPSRYDDNSSNGLDVMHQTDTSLNAVFNTNNIPNPSRWKRIVNAAFRNKVSFDILIPRAERTKHSCYYNPISSPVVLTTNFFYLSGFQNGNTDSTISLENQIKFITAYLNSCFGQIQFEIHSNNHEGMRKLEGFHIDELKVPDLRLLSKTEIDTVVTAFENLSTQNITVSGDEGLSTQRRQLDEEIAKIIYTKNNLGFSSSIQLTNFFELFLADLVEDRRL; encoded by the coding sequence ATGATAAACCTATGGTATGACTCTGATGAAGTTCAAGGCTTTCATCCAGTTGTTAAGACTGCAATAGAAAACGCTATAACAAATTGTGGTTATGACTCTTTATTAGAGTTAGAGCATCACCCTCCGATTCCAAATAGTACAATTGTTCCAGACTTTGCGATTAAGCTAAAGTCTAATAATAGATACATTTTTGTAATTGAAGTAAAAAAGACAGCACGCGATATAACATCTCAGAGGTTTCAAAATCAATCTAGAAACTACGTGACAGACCTTGCTACTAATTGGGCTCCAAATTATCCGAAATACTTTTGTTTAACAAATATTGAAGAATTAATTCTTTTTGCCGACAGACAAGGACCAATATCAACTTGTATTTTAAAAGGAAATCCTAAATCACACACTCGTTTCAATCCTCAAACTCGAGATGCTACAAAAACTAGTAATGAGTTTCAATCAACTTTCGAGCAACTTTTACCGATTATTTATAATAGGACACAACCCGATTGGGATAATAATTGGCAACCAATTATTGATTCATTTTATCAAAATTTCCAAAGTGTTAGTAGTAGTTTACCCCATAACAAAGAGTTATCTGATGAACTGTCATTATATGAACTTTTTAGACTTCTAGCATTTACTTATTTGAAAGATTATTATAATCAGACTAATAATCCCAATCAAAGTTATTTTAGAACTTTTCCACCTGCTAGTGATAACCTACAAAATTTCAGGAGCAAACTATCCAATAATTATAATAGAGTAATACAACTTGATTTTAATCAGGTGTTTTCCAATCATCCAAATTCAGCAGACAGAATTTTTCCAGAAAATTTTAGTGCTTCTATTTTACAATATTTCAAGAATACAATCCAAGCCTTAAATAACTTTGGCTCACAAGCTGTTTCTGACAATCCTTTACCAGAATACATATTCAACCTATTGACTTCGAAAGTTTATGACAAACAAACACTTCATAAGAAAGGTAAAATAATGTCAGACACAGAATTGTCCATTTTACTGGCAACTGTAACAATCGAAAACACAGATTCAATCGTCATTGACCCTTGTTCTGGAGATGGTGCTTTATTGGATGCAGCTTATGATTATTTAAATATTCTTAACCTTTCAAACAATGGTGTTGCGAAAAGTCATAATCAACTACTTAATCAAGTTTCAGGCATTGAATATGACCCTTTTTTAGCTCAATTAGCAACATTTAGATTGGTTTCCAAAAACCTTTCTGGTGTTGATAATAGTACTAATGCAAATATTCAAACCGGTAATGCATTTACTAAACCAAATAGTTCTGCCTTTGATGTCCTGTTAATGAATCCTCCGTTTTTAAGAAACGATAACCCAGATGCACCAATAACAATTGCAGATAAAGCCTTAATGAATAATGCAATAACAAGTAATGGGCTATCAAACTTTGTTACTCTAGCTTCTCAACCAAATTTATATTTCTACTTTGTAAATTATACTTGGCACTATTTAAATCCTCAAGGAAGAGCTGGTTTAATATTAATGGCCAAATTCTTAAACAACGAAGAAGGAGAACATTTAAAACAATTTATTTTAGACAAAGTAGATGCAATTATTTTATATCCGAGAAATTATTTTGAAGATTTCAAAGTTACAACTGTAATAACTGTATTAAGTAAACAGCCTACCAACGAAATAAAGTTTTTAAGGATAATAAATCCAGATTTATTATCACGACCAGATGATATAAAATCCATTATTTCTTCGAATACAACAACAACGATTAATTCTGATTATACTTTAAAAGTAACTGATAGAAGCATTAGCCCTTCAGGTAATTGGAAAATGTATTTTAACGATCCTGAAGGTAAATTTCAAGATTTAGATTCTCTAACATTTTTAGAACCTTTAGATACCTTTTTCACTGTTAAAAAGCGTGGAGGTGCAGAAAATAGTGGAGGTTCTTCGATTATTTTTCCTGATTTTAATGAGTTGCCATATTCTGGCATTGATAATTCTAATAAAGGCTTTGGCATAAAAAATAGTAGAAGTGCAAGAAAATTAATTTTAGATCAATCAAATTTAGAAGAGGAACCTGCAATACATTTCCCAAGTAGATATGATGACAATTCAAGTAATGGATTAGATGTGATGCATCAAACTGACACATCTCTTAATGCAGTTTTCAATACCAATAATATTCCCAATCCTTCGAGATGGAAAAGAATAGTGAATGCAGCATTTAGAAATAAAGTTTCATTTGACATATTAATTCCTAGAGCGGAAAGAACCAAACATTCTTGCTATTATAATCCTATCTCTTCTCCAGTAGTACTAACAACTAATTTTTTCTATTTATCAGGTTTTCAAAATGGAAATACCGACTCTACAATATCTTTAGAAAATCAAATAAAATTTATAACAGCTTATTTAAATTCTTGCTTTGGTCAAATACAATTCGAAATACATTCAAACAACCATGAAGGAATGAGAAAACTTGAAGGGTTCCACATAGACGAATTAAAAGTGCCTGACTTAAGACTTTTGTCTAAAACAGAAATTGATACGGTGGTCACCGCATTTGAAAATTTAAGTACTCAAAATATAACAGTTAGCGGAGATGAAGGATTATCAACTCAAAGAAGGCAATTAGATGAGGAAATAGCGAAAATAATTTATACCAAAAACAATTTAGGATTTAGTTCAAGTATTCAATTAACGAATTTCTTCGAACTCTTTTTAGCTGACCTAGTAGAAGATAGAAGATTATGA
- a CDS encoding DNA cytosine methyltransferase, whose translation MKKNKIKVVGLFSGCGGLDLGFKQAGYDIIWANDILKDACETYKVNIGDHIINEDITKVDLDSIPKADVIIGGPPCQGFSGIGKRDPNDNRSALVYSYLDVVNKVQPKIFLFENVTGIKSSKAADGTKVIDNLNEAFQKIGYHINIHTLNAADYGVPQKRKRVFIIGNKFEVDINAPTQTHSEKDSNKKKWISSFEAISDLESPTDDGLVKYTKQPSCEYQSLMRKNSTETTLQITPYSSPTDKEIIKHVKPGGNYMDIPDEVSTKRIMYFKSTGGRTTTYGRLDPKMPNYTLNTHFNRPNIGCNIHYEEDRMITIREGLRFQSFPDDFHLISKTKRNYYVQVGNAVPPLLSRAWADHLQKYLTAERISKTSSTNNLNPSLLET comes from the coding sequence ATGAAAAAAAATAAAATTAAGGTAGTTGGATTATTCTCTGGCTGCGGTGGATTAGATTTAGGATTTAAACAAGCAGGTTACGATATCATTTGGGCAAATGATATTTTAAAGGATGCTTGTGAAACATACAAGGTAAACATTGGCGACCATATTATTAATGAGGATATTACTAAAGTAGATTTAGACTCTATTCCTAAGGCTGATGTAATAATTGGTGGTCCTCCTTGTCAGGGATTTTCAGGTATAGGAAAAAGAGACCCTAATGACAATAGGTCTGCATTGGTATATTCCTATTTAGACGTAGTAAACAAAGTTCAACCTAAAATTTTCCTTTTTGAAAATGTAACAGGAATTAAGTCATCAAAGGCTGCTGATGGAACTAAAGTAATTGATAATCTAAATGAAGCATTTCAAAAAATTGGATACCATATAAACATTCACACTCTTAATGCTGCCGATTATGGTGTGCCTCAAAAAAGAAAGAGAGTATTTATAATTGGTAACAAATTTGAAGTTGATATTAATGCCCCAACCCAAACTCATTCTGAAAAAGATTCAAATAAAAAGAAATGGATTTCATCTTTTGAAGCTATTTCTGATTTAGAATCACCAACTGATGATGGACTTGTAAAATACACTAAACAACCAAGTTGTGAGTATCAGTCCTTGATGCGAAAAAATTCAACTGAAACAACATTGCAGATCACTCCTTATTCAAGCCCAACAGATAAGGAGATTATTAAACACGTGAAACCTGGAGGAAACTATATGGACATTCCTGATGAGGTTTCCACTAAGCGAATAATGTATTTCAAGAGCACAGGGGGAAGAACAACCACATATGGGAGATTAGACCCTAAAATGCCTAATTACACATTAAACACACATTTCAATAGACCGAATATAGGATGTAATATTCACTATGAGGAAGATAGAATGATTACAATACGAGAGGGTTTAAGATTTCAATCTTTTCCTGATGATTTTCATTTAATATCTAAAACCAAGAGAAACTATTATGTTCAAGTTGGAAATGCAGTTCCTCCCCTCTTATCTAGGGCTTGGGCTGATCATTTACAAAAGTACTTAACCGCTGAACGCATATCAAAAACCTCAAGCACCAATAACTTAAACCCCTCATTGTTAGAAACCTAA
- a CDS encoding McrC family protein, which yields MKSLKIISVFEHQRLCIGEQGFKQMHLDALLKLNDYHEGKYFEPIAKGVKFNQYVGVIQVDGLTIEINPKADKDDNDNQWKGVLLKMLQACGKLKPDSSGAAHVKRQHLNLLEVYFELYLLELESLTRKGLIKQYRKQTENSKALKGKLEFAGHLNRNIVHKERFYTTHQVYDTNHLLHQILRKALLIVDQFTSGSRLYDLCRRVLLNFPEVDNKKITAAHLNNLKLDRKSGGYSYALELSRLIILNYSPDIASGNEKMLSLLFDMNELWEEYILKQLQKASIGTDILVSGQETKSFWGNNTLRPDVVIRLNNKTYIIDTKWKRPLKSVASVSDLRQMYAYCRFWDADKALLLYPGKLKDSDFKSYLTDDYSKDDLLNYIEVDHQCKMGFVSVLEEDSRDLDNQIGQKVLEMLRLKI from the coding sequence TTGAAAAGCCTAAAAATCATATCAGTTTTTGAGCATCAACGCCTTTGCATTGGTGAGCAAGGGTTTAAACAAATGCATTTAGATGCCTTGTTAAAGCTAAATGACTATCATGAAGGTAAATATTTCGAGCCTATAGCTAAAGGGGTAAAGTTTAATCAGTATGTTGGTGTGATTCAGGTTGATGGTTTAACGATAGAAATCAATCCCAAAGCTGATAAGGATGATAATGATAATCAGTGGAAAGGGGTGTTACTTAAAATGCTTCAAGCTTGTGGTAAGCTAAAGCCTGACTCTTCAGGTGCTGCTCATGTAAAAAGACAGCATTTAAACTTGTTGGAGGTATATTTTGAGTTGTATTTGTTGGAACTGGAAAGTTTGACAAGAAAAGGACTCATCAAGCAGTATCGAAAGCAAACTGAAAATTCTAAAGCATTAAAAGGAAAGTTAGAATTTGCAGGACACTTAAATAGAAATATTGTTCATAAGGAAAGGTTTTATACAACACATCAGGTTTATGATACAAACCATTTACTACATCAAATTTTAAGAAAGGCTTTATTGATAGTTGATCAGTTTACATCTGGTTCACGGTTATATGACTTATGCCGAAGAGTTTTATTGAATTTTCCAGAAGTTGATAATAAAAAAATAACCGCAGCACATTTAAATAATCTTAAATTAGATAGGAAATCAGGAGGTTATAGCTATGCTTTAGAATTGTCAAGACTTATTATTCTAAATTATTCACCTGATATAGCTAGTGGCAATGAGAAAATGTTATCACTTCTTTTTGATATGAATGAATTATGGGAAGAATACATTTTGAAGCAATTACAAAAAGCATCAATTGGAACGGATATTTTGGTGTCTGGTCAAGAAACAAAATCATTTTGGGGTAATAATACATTAAGGCCAGACGTTGTAATTCGATTAAATAATAAAACCTATATAATAGATACAAAATGGAAGCGTCCTTTGAAAAGTGTAGCTTCTGTTAGTGATTTAAGACAAATGTATGCCTATTGTCGTTTTTGGGATGCTGATAAGGCTCTATTGCTTTATCCTGGTAAACTAAAAGACTCAGACTTCAAATCATATTTAACAGATGATTATTCTAAGGATGATTTACTAAATTATATTGAAGTTGATCATCAGTGTAAAATGGGTTTTGTTTCTGTCTTAGAGGAGGATAGTAGGGATTTGGATAATCAAATAGGACAAAAAGTTTTGGAGATGTTAAGGCTTAAAATATAA